One segment of Tamlana crocina DNA contains the following:
- the mazG gene encoding nucleoside triphosphate pyrophosphohydrolase, with translation MNSRAEQLKAFDRLLTIMDELREQCPWDKKQTIETLRHLTIEETYELGDAILDNDLEEVKKELGDVLLHIVFYSKIGSETNDFDIADVCNSICEKLISRHPHIYSDVKVENEDDVKRNWENLKLKEGKKSVLEGVPRSLPALVKANRIQEKVAGVGFDWEQPNQVWEKVEEELNEFKAEVKSGDVDAIESEFGDVLFSMVNYARFLNINPENALERTNKKFSKRFQYLEGKAKNLNKPLKDMTLAEMDVFWEEAKQL, from the coding sequence ATGAATTCAAGAGCAGAACAACTAAAGGCCTTCGATAGATTACTCACCATTATGGACGAGCTCCGTGAGCAGTGTCCGTGGGACAAAAAACAGACTATAGAAACGCTTCGGCACTTAACTATTGAAGAAACTTACGAGTTGGGAGACGCCATTTTGGACAACGACTTGGAGGAAGTAAAAAAAGAATTGGGCGATGTATTGCTCCACATTGTGTTCTACTCAAAAATTGGTAGTGAAACCAACGATTTTGATATTGCTGATGTCTGCAACAGCATATGCGAAAAATTGATAAGCAGACATCCGCACATTTACAGCGATGTAAAAGTTGAAAATGAAGACGATGTAAAACGAAATTGGGAAAACCTAAAATTAAAAGAAGGCAAAAAAAGCGTGTTGGAAGGTGTGCCCAGAAGTTTGCCAGCATTGGTAAAAGCCAACAGGATTCAAGAAAAAGTGGCTGGTGTGGGCTTCGATTGGGAGCAGCCCAACCAAGTTTGGGAAAAAGTAGAGGAGGAGCTCAATGAATTTAAAGCCGAAGTAAAAAGCGGTGATGTCGATGCCATTGAAAGTGAGTTTGGCGATGTGCTGTTTTCCATGGTTAACTATGCCCGATTTTTGAATATAAACCCAGAAAATGCCTTGGAGCGTACCAATAAAAAATTTTCTAAACGATTTCAATATTTAGAAGGCAAGGCTAAAAATTTGAATAAACCTTTAAAAGACATGACTTTGGCCGAAATGGACGTGTTTTGGGAAGAGGCCAAACAACTTTAG
- a CDS encoding DUF4252 domain-containing protein → MQRAVKYLIFTFFTAAFLSSCGNEVSLQRYYVENQENKNFITQDFPLSMIEVDKTQFTPEQTEAYNSVDKLNFLGYKINEANTESYHTELAKVKSILNQSKYYDLMEFSDKGNKIEVKYIGDDDEADEVIVFGNSKELGFGIVRILGDDMNPEKMLTLINVMKQSNFDQSQVENIMNFFK, encoded by the coding sequence ATGCAACGAGCAGTTAAATATTTAATTTTTACCTTTTTTACCGCAGCCTTTTTGTCAAGCTGCGGTAACGAGGTGAGTTTACAGCGGTATTACGTAGAAAATCAGGAGAATAAAAACTTTATCACACAAGATTTTCCGTTGTCAATGATTGAGGTCGATAAAACCCAATTCACCCCAGAACAGACCGAAGCCTATAATTCGGTAGATAAATTAAATTTTTTGGGATATAAGATTAACGAAGCCAATACCGAATCGTACCACACCGAACTCGCAAAAGTGAAATCCATTTTAAACCAAAGCAAGTACTACGACTTGATGGAATTTAGCGATAAAGGCAACAAAATTGAGGTGAAATATATTGGTGACGATGACGAGGCGGATGAGGTGATAGTTTTTGGAAATTCAAAAGAGTTGGGTTTTGGTATTGTACGGATTTTGGGCGACGACATGAACCCCGAAAAAATGCTCACATTAATCAACGTCATGAAGCAATCCAACTTCGATCAAAGTCAAGTGGAAAATATTATGAATTTTTTTAAGTAA